Proteins encoded together in one Streptomyces sp. B1I3 window:
- a CDS encoding sugar phosphate isomerase/epimerase — MPRPFTLFTGQWADLPLEEVCRLAREFGYDGLELACWGDHFEVDKALADPGYLDGRRQLLDKYGLKCWAVSNHLVGQAVCDHPIDERHQGILPARIWGDGDAEGVRRRAAEEIRNTARAAAAFGVDTVIGFTGSSIWHTVAMFPPVPPHMIERGYEDFAERWNPILDVFDAEGVRFAHEVHPSEIAYDYWTTHRALEAVDHRPAFGLNFDPSHFVWQDLDPVGFLYDFRDRIYHVDCKEARKRLDGRNGRLGSHLPWGDPRRGWDFVSAGHGDVPWEDVFRMLRSIGYQGPVSVEWEDAGMDRLTGAPEALTSLKRFDFDPPSASFDAAFGGGE; from the coding sequence ATGCCCCGTCCCTTCACCCTCTTCACCGGCCAGTGGGCCGACCTGCCACTGGAGGAGGTCTGCCGGCTCGCCCGGGAATTCGGTTACGACGGACTCGAACTCGCCTGCTGGGGTGATCACTTCGAAGTCGACAAGGCGCTGGCGGACCCCGGCTACCTGGACGGGCGGCGGCAGCTGCTCGACAAGTACGGCCTGAAGTGCTGGGCCGTCTCGAACCACCTGGTGGGTCAGGCCGTCTGCGACCACCCGATCGACGAACGCCACCAGGGCATCCTGCCCGCCCGGATCTGGGGGGACGGGGACGCCGAAGGTGTGCGCCGCCGGGCCGCCGAGGAGATCAGGAACACCGCCCGCGCGGCGGCCGCGTTCGGCGTCGACACGGTCATCGGGTTCACCGGCTCCTCGATCTGGCACACGGTCGCCATGTTCCCGCCGGTTCCACCGCACATGATCGAGCGCGGGTACGAGGACTTCGCGGAGCGGTGGAACCCCATCCTGGACGTCTTCGACGCGGAGGGGGTGCGCTTCGCCCACGAGGTGCATCCGAGCGAGATCGCGTACGACTACTGGACCACGCACCGGGCCCTGGAGGCCGTGGACCACCGCCCCGCGTTCGGGCTGAACTTCGACCCGAGCCACTTCGTGTGGCAGGACCTCGACCCGGTGGGCTTCCTCTACGACTTCCGGGACCGGATCTACCACGTGGACTGCAAGGAGGCCCGAAAGCGCCTCGACGGACGCAACGGGCGTCTCGGATCCCACCTGCCGTGGGGTGATCCGAGGCGCGGCTGGGACTTCGTCTCGGCCGGACACGGCGACGTGCCGTGGGAGGACGTCTTCCGGATGCTCCGGTCGATCGGCTACCAGGGGCCGGTCTCGGTGGAGTGGGAGGACGCGGGCATGGACCGGCTGACGGGGGCGCCCGAGGCGCTCACGTCGCTGAAGCGGTTCGACTTCGACCCGCCGAGCGCGTCGTTCGACGCGGCGTTCGGGGGCGGCGAGTAG